A region from the Lutra lutra chromosome 1, mLutLut1.2, whole genome shotgun sequence genome encodes:
- the HTR1F gene encoding LOW QUALITY PROTEIN: 5-hydroxytryptamine receptor 1F (The sequence of the model RefSeq protein was modified relative to this genomic sequence to represent the inferred CDS: inserted 4 bases in 3 codons): MDFLNSSDQNLTSEELLNRMPSKILVSLTLSGLALMTTTINSLVIAXIIVTRKLHHPANYLICSLAVTDFLVAVLVMPFSIVYIVRESWIMGQVVCDIWLSVDITCCTCSILHLSAIALDRYRAITDAVEYSRKRTPKHAGIMIIVVWIISIFISMPPLFWRHQGTSRDDECIIKHDHIVSTIYSTFGAFYIPLTLILILYYKIYKAAKTLYHKRQASRIAKEEVNGQVLLGSGEKSTRLVSTPYTEKSLSDPSTDFDKIHNTVKSPRSEFKHEKSWRRQKISGTRERKAATTLGXILGAFVICWLPFLXKELVVNVCEKCKISEEMSNFLTWLGYLNSLINPLIYTIFNEDFKKAFQKLVRCRC, encoded by the exons TCTCCGGGCTGGCACTGATGACAACGACCATCAACTCCCTTGTGATTG GCATTATTGTGACCCGGAAGTTGCATCACCCAGCCAACTATTTAATTTGCTCGCTTGCAGTCACAGATTTTCTTGTAGCTGTCCTGGTGATGCCTTTCAGCATCGTGTATATTGTGAGAGAGAGCTGGATTATGGGGCAAGTGGTCTGTGACATCTGGCTGAGCGTTGACATCACGTGCTGCACGTGTTCCATCTTACATCTCTCTGCTATAGCTTTGGATCGGTATCGGGCAATCACAGATGCTGTGGAGTACTCCAGGAAAAGGACTCCCAAGCATGCTGGCATTATGATTATAGTTGTTTGGATTATATCCATTTTTATCTCTATGCCTCCTTTATTCTGGAGGCACCAGGGAACTAGCCGAGACGATGAGTGCATCATCAAACACGACCACATTGTTTCCACAATTTATTCAACATTTGGAGCTTTCTACATCCCATTAACATTGATTTTGATCCTCtactacaaaatatataaagcagcaAAAACGTTATACCACAAGAGACAAGCAAGTAGGATTGCCAAGGAGGAGGTGAATGGCCAAGTCCTTTTGGGGAGTGGTGAGAAAAGCACTAGACTAGTCTCCACTCCCTACACAGAAAAATCCTTATCTGATCCATCAACAGACTTTGATAAAATTCATAACACGGTGAAAAGCCCCAGGTCTGAATTCAAGCACGAGAAATCTTGGAGAAGGCAAAAGATCTCAGGCACGAGAGAACGAAAAGCAGCCACTACCCTGG TAATCTTGGGTGCATTTGTAATATGTTGGCTGCCTTTCTT TAAAGAATTGGTTGTTAATGTCTGTGAAAAGTGTaaaatttctgaagaaatgtCGAATTTTTTGACATGGCTTGGATATCTCAATTCCCTCATAAATCCACTGATTTATACAATCTTTAATGAGGACTTCAAGAAAGCATTCCAAAAGCTAGTACGATGCCGATGTTAA